The sequence below is a genomic window from Kitasatospora kifunensis.
AGACGGCCTTCATCGGCGGGCCGAACCACGGCAGGCTGCCAGCCGGGGGTGCCTCGGCCAGGCCCGCCAGCACCTCGCCGCGCCCCAGCCGCCAGCGGGTCAGCAACTCATCCGGCGGCAGTGCGGCACCGGTTGCCGCACCGTGGTCCACGACCTGGCTGAACTCGGTTGTGCTGGCGAGCAGTTCGGTGGCCGCCGAGTGGAAGCCGGCGGGGTCGCGTACCGACCGCAGGGTCCACTCGTCGGTCCAGGCCAGGTGGCCGATCTGGTGCGCGATCGTCCACCCCGGCGCGGGGGTGGGAGCGGACCACTGGTCCTCGGGCAACTGGGCGACCAAGGCGTCCAGTTCCTCGCCCTCGGACCGTAGATCCGCCAACAGTGCGGCGGCGTCCGTCATCTGGCATCCCTCTCTTTTCAGTGACGATATGTCAGTTGACCGCGCGCTCGCGCCCGTTCCAGTACGGCTCGCGCAGCAGGAACTTCTGCAGTTTGCCCGTGCTGGTGCGTGGCAGCGTCTCGCGGAACTCCACTCGGGTGGGTGCCTTGTAGCCGGCTGCCCGGGTTTTGCAGTGCGCGATCAGCGCGGCCTGGTCGGCCGCCGCTCCCGGCTTCAGGACGACCAGCGCCAGGATCGTCTCGCCCCACTTCTCGTCCGGCACCCCGATCACCGCCACCTCGGCCACCGCCGGGTGGTCGTAGAGCACGTCCTCCACCTCGATCGAGCTGACGTTCTCCCCGCCGGTGATGATCACGTCCTTCTTCCGGTCGGAGATGGTCAGATAGCCCTCGTGCAGTGTGCCGCCGTCCCCGGTGTGGAACCAGCCGTCCCGTAGCGCGGCCGCGGTCTCGTCCGGGCGCTCCCAGTAGCCGTCCAGCGCCGTGTTGGAGCGGACCAGCACCTCGCCCTCCTCGTCCACCCGCAGCCGGGTGCCGAGCGCGGGCGCACCGGCCCGGACCAGCTTCTCGGCCCGTTCGGCGGGCGGCAGTTGGTCCCACTCGGCGCGCGAGCGGTTCACCGTCACGAGCGGGGAGGTCTCGCTCAGGCCGTAGAGCTGCATGAACTCCCAGCCCAGTTCGCTCTCCACGCGCTGGACCACCGAGGTCGGCGGGGGAGCGCCGGCCACGATCATCCGCACCCGGTCGCGGCCCGGCACCGGTCCGTCCCATGCCGCCGCCGCGTCCAGCACGGCGGTGACCACGGCGGGCGCCCCGCTCAGCAGGGTCACGCCGTGCCGGGCCACCCGGCGCAGGATCTCGGTCCCGTCCACCTTGCGGAGCACGATGTGCTGGGCGCCGAGCCCGGTCAGTCCGTAGGGCAGGCCCCAGCCGTTCACGTGGAACATGGGCAGAATGTGCAGGTACACGTCCCGATCGGACGCGCCGAAGTGCAGGGCCATCAGTGTGGCGTTCAGCCAGTTGTTCCGGTGAGTGAGCTGAACACCCTTGGGGCGGGCGGTGGTTCCGCTGGTGAAGTTGATCGTCGCGGTGTCGTTCTCGTCGATCGGGTACCGCACGGGCTCCTGGTCGAAGGCGTAGAGCTCGGCGTCGGTGGCGGCGCCGATCACCCGGCGGTGGGCGCACTCCACCCCGGCCAGCGCCTCGTCCAGCTCCGGGTCCACCAGCAGCAGGCTCGCACCGCTCTGCTTGACGATGTAGGCGATCTCCTCGGCCTTCAGCCGGAAGTTGATCGGCACCAGGATCCGCCCGAAGCCGCTCACCCCGAAGAAGGAGGTGAGCAGCCGGGCCGAGTTCTGCGAGACGATCGCCACCCGCTCGCCCCGTCCGATCCCCAGCCGGTCCAGCCCGGCGGCCTGCGCCCGGGCCAGCTCGGCGATCCGGCGGTAGGTCAGTTCGCCCCAGGAGGCGGCGGGCTGGTCGGGCTCGTCGATGATGCCGACCCGGTCGCCGTACACCAGCTCGGCCCGGTCCAGGAAGTCCATGATGGATAGTGCGGTCTGCATGCCGCCACTGTGGCCTGAGTGATCGGCTGTGCGCCAGACCCCAGCGTCAGCTGAAGTCGGCGTGGTGGTCGAACTCGCCGTCCTTGACGCCCTGGAGGAACTTGGCGAATTTGACGGGCGTGGTGCGGACGATGATGTCGCCGTCGTCGGACTCGCGGAGTTCGACCAGCCCGTCGACGGTGCGTACCTCGACGCAGTTGTCATTTGCTGCGCTGCGGCTGGACTTCTGCCATTCGAACCTAGTCATTCCTGTCCTTCATTTCAGTAGGCGCCTGCTGCCCTCGCACCGCAGAGCAGCCACACGCGGCAGCAACCAGCCCCGCCCTGGCCTGGCTCACGGCGACGCATCCGCCAGTGGACGAATCCCGCACCACCGCACAGCCACCACGGAGGTCTCCTCATGTGTACCTTCACCCTGCCCAGAACGCCCCAGCCGCCCTCGCGTCCCGAGCCGCCCGACTGGTCCGCCGCCCGCGACACGGCCCTCCAACTCCGCGCGGCCGTCGACCTCGACATCCACGTCGGCCCGGGCGAACACCTCGCCTTCGCCCTCACCCGCCACCAGGCCGAGGATCTCCTCCACACCCTCGCCGCCCACCTCGGCCACCGCGTCCTCGGAGTCCGCCGCTGAAAGTCGACCCAGCCGACTTCCCGCTCCTGCGGCCTGCCCCGCCGCTGCGACGGCTGAACACACCTGTGGGGGCGAACCGTTCGCCCCCACAGTCGCGTTCGTCAAGGCCGGCGGCGCGCACCGAAGCGGAGCCGCCGGCCGTTGAACCGCCGCGCTCAGCCCTCGAGGGAGGAGCGGCGGCGCCCGGTACGGACCAGGGCCGCACCGGCACCCAGGGCGACAACGGAGCCGCCGATCAGCCACGGGAGCTCTTGGCCGGCACCGGTGTAGGCGAGCTGGGTGTGGCCGGCGACCGGGACCGGGGCGGCGTTGCCGGTTCCGGGCCTGGTGGCAGCAACGGTAGGCGTGACGGTGGGAGCCGCGGTGGCGCCCACGGACTGGGCGGCCTGCAAGGTCGTCACCGCCACCGGCTTGATGCCGGCATCGGCGGTGGCAGGCTTGCTCGGGTCGGCAGGCTTGCTCGGGTCGGCCGGGGCCGGCCGAACGGCCTGGCCGCCGCCCGCATTTGCGTCGGCACCGCCGCCGCTCGGGCTCGGGGACGGAGACGGCGTGTTCTTGGCCGCGTCCTCAGCGGCCTTGTCCTTCGCGCGGGCCTCGAACTGACCCACCTCCAGGAAGTGCTTGATGTCCTCCGCGCTGCCGTCGATCGCCGCCTTGGCCGCCTCCTTCACCGCGGGGCCGCCGGCGCTGTAGATCTGGGTCACGCGCACGCGGTCGTCATTGAGGCGGGCGTCGAACTGGCCGACCTCCAGGAAGTGCTTGACGGCCTCGGGGCCACCGTTGAGCGCGTCCCTGCCCGCCTTCTGCACGCGGGGGCCGCCGACGCTGATGATCTGTGCGACGTGCACCCGGTCGTCCTGGTAGCGGGCCTCGAACTGACCCACCTCCAGGAAGTGCTTGATGTCCTCCGCGCTGCCGTCGATCGCCGCCTTGGCCGCCTCCTTCACCGCGGGGCCGCCGGCGCTGTAGATCTGTGACACGCGCACCTGGTCGTCCACGAAACGGGCCTTGAACTGGCCGACCTCCAGGAACTGCTTGACGGCCTCGGGACCGCCGCGCAGCGCTGCCTTGGCCGCCTCCTGTACCCCGGGGCCGCCGACAGCGAGGATCTGGAACACCCGCACCCGGTCGTCGATGTAGCGGGCGTCGAACTGGCCGACCTCCAGGAAGTGCCGCACATCCTGCGGTGTCCCGTTCATCGCCTTCTGCGCGGCCTCCCGGACGCTCACGCCCGTGCTCGGGTCGGCAAGCATCCGCAGGACCGCGATCCGGTCCTCCTCGGCGGCCTTGTCCTGCGCGGCCTTGTCCTGCGCGGCCTTGTCCTGGGCGCTCTGCCCCGGGTCCGCGTCGGGTACCGAGGTACCGGGGGCCTGGCCGGTGTCGGCTGCGTTCGCGTACGACGGGAGGAGGACGGCCGGCGCTATCGCGACGGCGGCGACGACCGCCGACACACGGGCCAACTTCATCTGTTCAACCTGCTTCCTAGCTGATCTGAAAAACGTCCTCCGATGATAGGCGAGACTTGATCTGTTCTTTACCTTGCCTTGGTTCCTTGACGGAATTCGGCAAACTGTCCGTCATCAAGCCCACCGGCGGCTCGTTCGTAGACATTCCATAAGCAACTAAAAGCGGACATAACGAGCCGCCAGGTCCTCTCCGACGCTGACTCAGGCGGTGCCGAGCGGGTTGAGCAGCGTGAAGCGCCAGCCGCCGTCGGCGTCCCGGTGGGCGATGTTGGCGGTGGTCCCGGTCGGGGCGATCCGGCTGCCGTCGGGGCCGTCGATCTCCATGGTCCAGTCGGTGACCAGCAGGGCGGTGTCCGCGCCGACCAGCGCGTGCCGTGGGACGTTCGTCAGTTTGCCGCGGGCGGCGACGGTTCCGCCGATCTCCGCCCGCAGCGCCTCGGCGCCGGTGATGTGCTCCCCGGTCACCGTGCGCATCCCGGCGCCGGGAGCGAACAGGGCGAGCACGCCTTCGACGTCGCCGGCGTTCAGGGCGCCCTGGAACAGGATCGGCAGCGTTGCGGGGTCGGTGACGACAGAGAGCATGGTGAAAGGTCCTTACTTCACGAACACATGGGATGACGGCCAGTCGGTCCGGCGCCCTGGTACGGCACCGGCGCTCCGGCCATGACCCCACGATGCCGCCGCAACCACCGCCCGGACGAGGTAGGGCCGGGACTCGGGATGGTCGAAAGTGGACAGCGTCACGCACGCTGGGGCGCGAAGTGGAACGTCTCGTCCTTGCCGTCCTCGATGACGCTGTAGCTGCTCTCCTCGACGGGCAGCCAGGCGTCGGACAGGTCGGTGAGCGGTTCGGAGACCACCACGCGGGTCTTGTCGGAGACCCGGCGCAGGTTCTCGTTCTCGGGGTGCACGGCCAGCAAGGCGCTGGCGCTCGTGCTGTAGAAGAGCGAGGGCGAAGGGGGGCTGCTGGAGTAGCGGAAGGCCCAGAGCCGGGTGCCATCGGAGACGGCCAAGGTCATCTGCACGGCGTCGGGCACGGCATGACGCTCGGCGGTGGCCTCGACCAGGTCGGCCATGCGCTCCACCGCGCCGGGCACGTCCTGCGTCAGACCGAGGGTGAGGGCGAGGTAGAACATGGCCTCGGTGTCGGTGGTGCCTTCGACCAAGGGGAAGAGCGCGGGGTTGATCGCGAGCATGAGGTCCCGGCGCAGCTCCGGGAACCGGTTGATCCCGCCGTTGTGCATCCACAGCCACCGGCCGTGGCGGAACGGGTGGCAGTTGCTCTCCTGCACCGCGGTGCCAGGACTGCTGGCGCGGACGTGGGCGAAGAACAGGCTGGAGCGGACATGGGTGGACAGGTCCCGCAGGTTCCGGTTGCTCCAGGCCGGCTCGAGACCGCGGAACAGCGCCGGGGTGTCGTCCGCGTCGAGTGGGTCGTCGCTCGGCTCGGTGTACCAGCCGACTCCGAAACCGTCGCCGTTGGTCGTGCCGCCTTCACCCCTGAGGCGGGAGTGCTGGCTCTGGTCGATCAGCGAGTGTTCGGGCTTGTAGAGCAGCTCTTCGAGCAGGATGGGTGTCCCGGTGTAGGCCAGCCATCGGCACATGAGTCTCACCACCTTGCCGACGCGGAGCGCGCACGGAGTCGAGGCATGCCGTCTTCTCCACGGTAGGGCGGTTCCGCGGAAAGCGGGTTGGGCAGGCCGACGCCTCACCGGCATGGCCTTCGGCAGTTGCTGGCCCGCCCCTCGGCGGCTGACCGCCTGAACTGAGAGTTCGATGGTCCTAGGACGGCCCACGATCCTAGGACCATCGAACCACCCCAGCCTGAGCCCCGGGCCTGATCCGGCCCGGGTGCGGCGGCGGGACAGTACAGGCATGGACACCACCGCGCACCCCACAACCCCCACCGCGCACGCCACACCGCCCCACCCCCCGGTCGCCGTGATCACCGGCGCCTCCCGCGGGCTCGGCCTGGAACTCGCCCGCGCCCTCGCGGCCGACGGCTGGCACCTGGTGATCACCGCCCGCACCGCCACCGAGCTGGCCGTCGCCGAGGCCGAACTCGCCACCCGCACCACGGTGGTGGCGCTGCCCGGCACCGTGGTGGACGACGACCACCGCGCCGAGCTCGCCGCAGCCGCCTCCCGCCTCGGGGGAGCCGCCCTGCTGATCAACAACGCTTCTACCCTCAACGGCGCCGCCGACGAGTGGGCCGAGCCGCTCCCCGCCCTGGCCACCATCCCGCTGCCCGACCTGCTGGAGACCTTCGAGGTCAACGTGCTCGCGCCGATCGCCCTCAGCCAGCTGGTGCTGCCGCAACTACGCCGGCGCGGTGGCGCGGTGCTCAACATCAGTTCGGACGCGGCGGTCGAGGCCTACCCGGGCTGGGGCGGTTACGGGGCCGCCAAGGCCGCGCTCGACCACGCCTCGGCCGTGCTCGCGGAGGAGGAGCCCGAGCTACGGGTCTGGGCCGTCGACCCCGGCGACCTGCGGACCCGGCTGCACCAGCAGGCCTGCCCCGACGCCGACCTGTCCGAGCTGCCGCCGCCGAGCAGCGTGGTCCCCGCCTTCCGCACGCTCTGGCAGGACCGCCCGGCCTCCGGCCGCTACCGCGCCGCAGACCTCGCGGCACCAGCAGACCTCACCGCACACACCGGCCTCACAGCACACACCGACCCTGCGGCCGCTCCAGCCGGGGCCGGAGCCGGAGTCTGACGCGATGCCTTCACCACACCTCGCGCCAGCGGCCACCACCCTCGACTTCACCGTTCCACCCGAACTCTCCGCCCCCGCCCCCGCCGAGGCGCGCGGTCTGCGCCGCGATGGTGTCCGGCTGCTGGTCGGCCGCGGTGGCCGGGCGGGCGCCGCTCCCACCGCCGAGCACCACACCTTCGCCGCGCTGCCCGAAGTCCTGCGCCCGGGTGACCTGTTGGTGGTCAACAACTCGGGCACCCTGCCAGCCGCCCTTCCCGCCCGGCTGCCGGACGGTGGCCTGCTCACCGTGCATCTCTCCTCCGCCCACCCCGACCCGCGCGGCGGCCACCTGGTCGAGTTGCGCCGACCGGCTCGCGCGGCGACCGGCGCAGCGGAGTACCTGCCGCCCGCCGAGAACCCTGCTCACCCCGGCCTGCGGCTCACCCTGCCCGGCGGCGCCCGCGCCGTGCTGACCGTGGCCTTCACCTCTCGGCTCTGGTACGCCCGGCTGAGCCTGCCGGCGCCGCTGTCCGACTACCTGGCGGCTCACGGCAAGGCGATCCGGTACGGGTACGTCGACCGGGACTGGCCGCTGAGCGCCTACCAGACGGTCTTCGCCGCTGAGCCCGGCAGCAGCGAAATGCCCAGCGCCGCCCGCCCGTTCACCGCGGAGCTGGTCAGCGCGCTGGTGGCGCGCGGCGTGCTGATCGCCCCGATCACCCTGCACACCGGGGTCGCCTCGCCCGAACTGCACGAGGCGCCCTACCCGGAGCGCTACCGGGTGCCCGCGGCCACTGCCGCCCTGGTCGCCCACGTCCGGGCCACCGGCGGCCGGGTGATCGCGGTCGGCACCACGGTCGTCCGTGCCCTGGAGTCCGCCACCACACCCGACGGCCGCACCCACCCCGCCGACGACTGGACCGACCTGGTGATCACCCCGGCCCGCGGCGTCCGGGCCGTGAACGGCCTGCTCACCGGCTGGCACGAACCGCGCGCCTCGCACCTGCTGATGCTCGAAGCCGTCGCCGGCCGGCCACTCCTCGCCCACTGCTACCGCGAGGCACTGGCGGCCGGCTACCTCTGGCACGAGTTCGGAGACGTCAACCTGCTGCTGCCAGAGGGTGGTTGACGATCCCGCAGCACACCCAACGGGCCCGCTCAGTCTGCCAGTGCCTGGTACGCCGAGGTCCAGAAGTCCTGCACCACCGGCGGCGCGGTCGGTGAGGTGAACGCCCGCGAGGTCAGGATGATGCCGATCACCCGGTCCACCGGGTCGATCGCCCAGGAGGAGCCGAGGCCGCCGTTCCAGCCGTACTGGTGCACCGGGTGCCCGATCTCGGTCTGCCGGGTGACCACCCGCACCCCGTAGCCCCAGCCGTGTGTGGCGAAGAAGTCCGGGGAGAGGCCGGAGGCCGCCTTCTGCTCCGGCGTCAGCTGGTCGCTGCTCAGTAGCGCCACCGAGGCCCGGGAGAGAATCCGCTCCCCGTCGAGGCGGCCGCCGTCCAGCAGCATCCGGCTGAAAGCCAGGAAGTCGTCCACGGTGGAGACCAGGCCGGCCGCACCGGACGGGAAGGCCGGGGGAGTGGCCCACTCGCCGCCCGCCGCCTCGTCGTACACGACCCGTTCGCCGGTGGTCGGGTCGGTCCAGTAGCAGGTGGTGAACCGGGCCAACCGGTCCGGGGCGACCGAGAAACCGGTGCTGCCCATGCCCAGCGGCTCGAACAGGCGCTCGCGCAGGAACTGCTCGAACGGCTGCCCGCTCGCGCGCGCGACCAGCACGCCGAGCACGTCCGAACCGGTGTTGTAGAGCCAGCGCTCACCGGGCTGGTGCATGAGTGGCAGCGTGCCAAGGCGGGGCAGCCACTCGTCCGGCTCGGGCGGGATGCCGGGGCGCGGTGTCCCCTGGCCGAGATCGAGCACCGTCATCGCCTGCAGGATCGGGTAGCTGTCCGGTGGCACCAGCAGCAGGCCGGTGCCCATGGTGAAGGTGAGCAGATCGCGCACGGTGATCGGGCGGTGAGCCGGGACGGTGTCGTCGAGCGGACCGTCCACTCGGCGCAGCACCCGGCGGTTGGCCAGCTCCGGCAGCAGCTCGTCGACCGGATCGTCCAGCCGCAGCCGGCACTCCTCGACCAGCATCAGGGCGGCGACCGCGGTGACCGCCTTGGTCATCGAGGCGACTCGGAAGACGGTGTCCCGGGCCACCGGTGCGCCGTCGACCGCCCGGTCGCCGATCGCCTCGACGTGCACCTCGTCATCGCGGGCTACCAGGGCGACCAGGCCCGGCACGGCGTCCGGCCCGACGTGCTGGGCCAGGGCGGCGTGCATCTGGTCGAGGCGGGCCTTGACGAAGCCCTTGCTGTGGCCGGTGGGAATCATCTGGTCCTTCCCGCAGTGTTGGTGACGTATCGTCAGATTCACTCGCGGTGCCGACGACGCTCCGATCCTCGCAGCCGCGCAGGACGATCCCGCGCAGGCACGCCACCTCCCCCGGGCCGCCCGCCGCGCACTGCCGCCGCTGCCCGTCGCCGGTGCCGCGTGCCGGGCAGCGCACCGAACGGTTAGCCTGGGCGCACAATGAACCGTTTCACCACGTCATGGGGCGACTTCCAGCTCACCCGATTCCCCGAGGACCCCCGCGAGCAGTTGCGCGCCTGGGACGCGGCCGACGAGTACCTGCTGCGCCACCTGCACGGCGACCAGCCGCAGCCGCAGCCGGCCCGGGACGCTGAAGCCGCGCCCGAGGCCCCCGCGCCCGAGGCCCCCGCCCCCGCCGCGCCGGTCCAGCCGGTCGAGCTGCGCGGCACCGTGGTGGTCCTGGGTGACCGCTGGGGAGCGCTCGGCACCGTGCTGGCCGCGAGCCGGCCGGACGCCGAGCTGGTCCAGCTCGGCGACTCCTACCTCGCGCAGCAGGCCACCCGCGCCAACCTCGTCCGGGCGGGCCTGGCCCCCGACGCGGTCCGGCTGCTGGCCGGTACGGAGGAGC
It includes:
- a CDS encoding AMP-binding protein, producing the protein MQTALSIMDFLDRAELVYGDRVGIIDEPDQPAASWGELTYRRIAELARAQAAGLDRLGIGRGERVAIVSQNSARLLTSFFGVSGFGRILVPINFRLKAEEIAYIVKQSGASLLLVDPELDEALAGVECAHRRVIGAATDAELYAFDQEPVRYPIDENDTATINFTSGTTARPKGVQLTHRNNWLNATLMALHFGASDRDVYLHILPMFHVNGWGLPYGLTGLGAQHIVLRKVDGTEILRRVARHGVTLLSGAPAVVTAVLDAAAAWDGPVPGRDRVRMIVAGAPPPTSVVQRVESELGWEFMQLYGLSETSPLVTVNRSRAEWDQLPPAERAEKLVRAGAPALGTRLRVDEEGEVLVRSNTALDGYWERPDETAAALRDGWFHTGDGGTLHEGYLTISDRKKDVIITGGENVSSIEVEDVLYDHPAVAEVAVIGVPDEKWGETILALVVLKPGAAADQAALIAHCKTRAAGYKAPTRVEFRETLPRTSTGKLQKFLLREPYWNGRERAVN
- a CDS encoding DUF397 domain-containing protein, with product MTRFEWQKSSRSAANDNCVEVRTVDGLVELRESDDGDIIVRTTPVKFAKFLQGVKDGEFDHHADFS
- a CDS encoding ALF repeat-containing protein, coding for MKLARVSAVVAAVAIAPAVLLPSYANAADTGQAPGTSVPDADPGQSAQDKAAQDKAAQDKAAEEDRIAVLRMLADPSTGVSVREAAQKAMNGTPQDVRHFLEVGQFDARYIDDRVRVFQILAVGGPGVQEAAKAALRGGPEAVKQFLEVGQFKARFVDDQVRVSQIYSAGGPAVKEAAKAAIDGSAEDIKHFLEVGQFEARYQDDRVHVAQIISVGGPRVQKAGRDALNGGPEAVKHFLEVGQFDARLNDDRVRVTQIYSAGGPAVKEAAKAAIDGSAEDIKHFLEVGQFEARAKDKAAEDAAKNTPSPSPSPSGGGADANAGGGQAVRPAPADPSKPADPSKPATADAGIKPVAVTTLQAAQSVGATAAPTVTPTVAATRPGTGNAAPVPVAGHTQLAYTGAGQELPWLIGGSVVALGAGAALVRTGRRRSSLEG
- a CDS encoding YybH family protein, producing the protein MLSVVTDPATLPILFQGALNAGDVEGVLALFAPGAGMRTVTGEHITGAEALRAEIGGTVAARGKLTNVPRHALVGADTALLVTDWTMEIDGPDGSRIAPTGTTANIAHRDADGGWRFTLLNPLGTA
- a CDS encoding class II glutamine amidotransferase, whose amino-acid sequence is MCRWLAYTGTPILLEELLYKPEHSLIDQSQHSRLRGEGGTTNGDGFGVGWYTEPSDDPLDADDTPALFRGLEPAWSNRNLRDLSTHVRSSLFFAHVRASSPGTAVQESNCHPFRHGRWLWMHNGGINRFPELRRDLMLAINPALFPLVEGTTDTEAMFYLALTLGLTQDVPGAVERMADLVEATAERHAVPDAVQMTLAVSDGTRLWAFRYSSSPPSPSLFYSTSASALLAVHPENENLRRVSDKTRVVVSEPLTDLSDAWLPVEESSYSVIEDGKDETFHFAPQRA
- a CDS encoding SDR family NAD(P)-dependent oxidoreductase, with amino-acid sequence MDTTAHPTTPTAHATPPHPPVAVITGASRGLGLELARALAADGWHLVITARTATELAVAEAELATRTTVVALPGTVVDDDHRAELAAAASRLGGAALLINNASTLNGAADEWAEPLPALATIPLPDLLETFEVNVLAPIALSQLVLPQLRRRGGAVLNISSDAAVEAYPGWGGYGAAKAALDHASAVLAEEEPELRVWAVDPGDLRTRLHQQACPDADLSELPPPSSVVPAFRTLWQDRPASGRYRAADLAAPADLTAHTGLTAHTDPAAAPAGAGAGV
- a CDS encoding S-adenosylmethionine:tRNA ribosyltransferase-isomerase, which codes for MPSPHLAPAATTLDFTVPPELSAPAPAEARGLRRDGVRLLVGRGGRAGAAPTAEHHTFAALPEVLRPGDLLVVNNSGTLPAALPARLPDGGLLTVHLSSAHPDPRGGHLVELRRPARAATGAAEYLPPAENPAHPGLRLTLPGGARAVLTVAFTSRLWYARLSLPAPLSDYLAAHGKAIRYGYVDRDWPLSAYQTVFAAEPGSSEMPSAARPFTAELVSALVARGVLIAPITLHTGVASPELHEAPYPERYRVPAATAALVAHVRATGGRVIAVGTTVVRALESATTPDGRTHPADDWTDLVITPARGVRAVNGLLTGWHEPRASHLLMLEAVAGRPLLAHCYREALAAGYLWHEFGDVNLLLPEGG
- a CDS encoding serine hydrolase domain-containing protein, giving the protein MIPTGHSKGFVKARLDQMHAALAQHVGPDAVPGLVALVARDDEVHVEAIGDRAVDGAPVARDTVFRVASMTKAVTAVAALMLVEECRLRLDDPVDELLPELANRRVLRRVDGPLDDTVPAHRPITVRDLLTFTMGTGLLLVPPDSYPILQAMTVLDLGQGTPRPGIPPEPDEWLPRLGTLPLMHQPGERWLYNTGSDVLGVLVARASGQPFEQFLRERLFEPLGMGSTGFSVAPDRLARFTTCYWTDPTTGERVVYDEAAGGEWATPPAFPSGAAGLVSTVDDFLAFSRMLLDGGRLDGERILSRASVALLSSDQLTPEQKAASGLSPDFFATHGWGYGVRVVTRQTEIGHPVHQYGWNGGLGSSWAIDPVDRVIGIILTSRAFTSPTAPPVVQDFWTSAYQALAD